The bacterium genomic interval CGCGTCAGGAGAGTGCAAAACGAAATAACATCACTCAGGCAGAGTCAATCTTGGACTCTGCCTGAAAACTTTAGTTTATCGTTAAATTTACAACTGTCGAATTGATTGTATTTTCTGACACTGGGCAGCGTGCTTCTACTTCATGCAGAAATTCTGCTTTCTGTTCAACGCTCAGATCCGCATCAACATCCACTGTCAGCGCGATCTTCTGGAATCCTGCCCGCTCGCTAGTATTTTTGCCCATTAATACATCAGTATTAATATCCCCTTGAGTAGTGATTTTCATTCCCCTAAGGTTAATATTTTTCTGTTTGGCAACAATCCGTGCAATGCTTGAAATGCATCCTGCCAAAGATGCTAAATAATACTCAAGCGGTGTTGGTCCCAGGTCTTGTCCACCGGTTGTAGTCGGTTGGTCGATGATGAAATTATGATTTCCGGCATGGCAATCAATTTTCATAGTTTGAGATAACTCAGTTGTGACGGTTACGGTTTTATGTGGCATTTGCTTTTCCTCCGATTAAAAAATTAGCGCAAGAAATATGTAACTAGATAGATCGTCAACGCACAACCCCAGACTAGCAAGCAGGGTGAGCATGTCAGCTTAGATTTGCATGCACAAGTATTACCCTGACAGGGCTTTGAATTTGTGTTTTGGAGCTGGTTATTATCTTTGGGTTCCATAGTTTTACCTCTTTACATATATTACTACATAAGAATATAACCATATAGTAATACTAAAGCAAGTAAACTGAAAATCATGAGAAAAAACCCAATTCGTCATTTAAAAGTGGATGATTTAGAAAAAGTAGCGCTTCGTTTTCGCTGTCTTGGGGAAGTCAGTAGGCTGCGCATAGTTCAATCCTTAATGGGAGGTGAAAAAAATGTCACTGAGATAGTTACCTTCACCGGACTAAGTCAGCCAAATGTTTCTCGGCATCTAACGCAGTTAGTTACTTCTCAGCTAATTGCCAAACGCAAATCTAGACAAAATGTCATCTATTCGATTCGCGATCGATCGTTAGCTGCAATTTGCTCAATTGTCTGCCAGAGTGTTAAAAGTTAGCATACATACCAAATGAAAAAGGCAGAACTATGAGCTACGTTGATAATTATATACTACCAATAGCTAAGAAAAATCTTGCTGCGTATAAACGCATGTCCAAAAAAGCCGGAAAAATCTGGAAAGAGCATGGTGCGCTAGCCTATAAGGAGTGCGTCGCGGAGGATATTAAGATCAAAGGACTGGGTCGATTTGATAAGACCCTCAAATGTAAAGCCAATGAAACTGTTGTCTTTGCCTATGTGCTCTATAAATCCCGCAAGCACAGAGACCTAGTCAATGCCAAAGTAATGAGCGATCCGAGACTACATAAAATATGTAATCCACAAAACGTCCCTTTCGACGTTAAACGCATGGTTTATGGGGGCTTCAAGGCCTTTGTTGATCTTTAAAATTCAAGGAACACCCAGTCTTCCTTTTTTCACGAGTTACCGTAAAGGCTGACACCAGAATTTTCACCAGCATTTCCCGTGATTTGCCTAAAACATGCTAGGCATTTAAAACTTTCCTGCATGAAAGTAGCATTCTTTAGCACTCATCAATTTGAGAGAAAATATTATCAAAGCACTGAGTCTGTGCAGTTTGTTTTTTTCGAAATGCAACTTAATCAGCAAACTGCATCGCTTGCGGCTAATTGTTCGGCTGTTTGTGCTTTTGTGAGTGATGCGATTGACGCTGCAACTGTAAAGAAGCTTGCGGAGGTCGGGGTTGGGCTGATTGCGTTAAGAAGTGCTGGGTATAATCATGTCGATTTGAAAGCTTGCGCTCAGCATGGTGTGCGAGTTGTGCGTGTGCCTGCTTATTCTCCGCATGCGGTTGCTGAGCATGCTTTAGCTTTGTTGTTGTGTCTGAATCGAAAAATTCATCGGGCTTATAACAGAGTAAGGGAGTTAAATTTTTCTTTGGATGGATTAATTGGATATGACCT includes:
- a CDS encoding OsmC family protein; the protein is MPHKTVTVTTELSQTMKIDCHAGNHNFIIDQPTTTGGQDLGPTPLEYYLASLAGCISSIARIVAKQKNINLRGMKITTQGDINTDVLMGKNTSERAGFQKIALTVDVDADLSVEQKAEFLHEVEARCPVSENTINSTVVNLTIN
- a CDS encoding winged helix-turn-helix transcriptional regulator, which translates into the protein MRKNPIRHLKVDDLEKVALRFRCLGEVSRLRIVQSLMGGEKNVTEIVTFTGLSQPNVSRHLTQLVTSQLIAKRKSRQNVIYSIRDRSLAAICSIVCQSVKS
- a CDS encoding DUF1428 family protein: MSYVDNYILPIAKKNLAAYKRMSKKAGKIWKEHGALAYKECVAEDIKIKGLGRFDKTLKCKANETVVFAYVLYKSRKHRDLVNAKVMSDPRLHKICNPQNVPFDVKRMVYGGFKAFVDL